The Manihot esculenta cultivar AM560-2 chromosome 8, M.esculenta_v8, whole genome shotgun sequence genomic interval tttattatattaaaacgtttttaaatttttaaaaaatttattaattaattgttgtgttatatttatttattattctaatattttattatttaatttttattacatgaaaaaaattattaattaattaatattttaattttataaaataatataagaagAGAAAGGTCAGTTCCCCAGACCAAACGCATCTATTTTTTGGTCTAGGTTCGTATATAGGTTCGGTGGTAGACTTTTAAGCCCAAGATAAGCACCTCCCTCAGGCTCACCCATCCTCCACCCACCACTACAAAGCTATACTGCCCcgcctcctctctctctctctctctttctctctcagcaagaagaaaagattgaaagaaagctcctttttctttctccAAATGATCATCACTGATCAAGAGACCACTGTGAGAGAAATCAAACCCAAAAGCAGAAGAATCATGGTCAGTCCCTAGCTCAAACAAATTTATACACTAGTATATCAGTGTCAttacatttgatttatttatgttaatttctcTGCTTTTGTCTCTgtttttatttgtgttttgaGTTCTTGTATTGAGATATCGAATACCCATTTGTATTTTCtttgtatatataaatatatagggCGGTGGAGGCCCAGCAGATGGCGGTGATGATGCTGATAATAAAGAAGATATCAAGTGGCCGCCGTGGCTGCGTCCTCTTCTCCAAACAAGCTTCTTTGTCCAATGCAAGCTTCATGCTGATGCTCACAAGAGTGAAAGCAATATGTATTGCTTGGACTGCATGAATGGCGCCCTTTGTTCTGCCTGTCTCTCATTTCACAAAGGCCATAGAGCCATTCAGGTATGGGTTCTGATCATCACCTTAATTATGTAAATAACTAAGAATTTTTTTGGCAAAATCAtggatttcctttttttttttttagataagGAGGTCATCATACCATGATGTGATCAGGGTTTCTGAGATTCAAAAATACTTGGACATTACAGGAGTTCAGACCTACATTATCAACAGTGCTAGAATTGTGTTCTTGAACGAGAGGCCTCAGCCTAGGCCTGGTAAAGGGGTTACCAATACTTGTCAAGTCTGTGATCGTAGCCTTCTTGATTCTTTCTGTTTCTGTTCACTTGGTTGCAAGGTATGTCTTCAGAATTTCTCTTCCATTTATTCCTCCTGCCAATTCTTGATTCCTAACATTTCTTTCCATCTACAGTCAATTTAATCCATTTCCAACTATTGATTTCTTCAATTTCTTGTTAAAATTAAGATGGGTTTTTGCCATTtcttaatttcacttattcttcTGGGAAAATGGCCCACttgcatatttattttggtacttttattaaaattaagggGTTAGAAATGCATTCCCCATCCCcttcaatataaaataaaaaaggagaaaaatgtGCGTCAGAAAAAAggggaaattaaaaattaaaaaaaaaagggaaaatgtGCTTGTATTTCctgtttaaaaaatcaaataaatgaaataaatatcaAATCAATTGCAACTTTACATGGCTAATTGATTGATTTGGAATTTGTGATGATCAGATTGCTGGGACATCAAACAGcttcaagaaaaagaaaatgcacAAGGAAATGGATGAATCATCAGATGCAGAAGAATCAATGAATGATAGCATTAGAATTATGAACAAGGGAAGTGACAATAACAAATGCAAAATCCAAAGCTTTACACCTTCAACACCACCACCAACTTCCCTGAGTTACAGGACTA includes:
- the LOC110620225 gene encoding protein RGF1 INDUCIBLE TRANSCRIPTION FACTOR 1 gives rise to the protein MIITDQETTVREIKPKSRRIMGGGGPADGGDDADNKEDIKWPPWLRPLLQTSFFVQCKLHADAHKSESNMYCLDCMNGALCSACLSFHKGHRAIQIRRSSYHDVIRVSEIQKYLDITGVQTYIINSARIVFLNERPQPRPGKGVTNTCQVCDRSLLDSFCFCSLGCKIAGTSNSFKKKKMHKEMDESSDAEESMNDSIRIMNKGSDNNKCKIQSFTPSTPPPTSLSYRTTAKRRKGVPHRSPTGGFIIEY